The following are encoded in a window of Lagenorhynchus albirostris chromosome 3, mLagAlb1.1, whole genome shotgun sequence genomic DNA:
- the LOC132518461 gene encoding c-Myc-binding protein-like, with protein NGNAAAAFTTAHYKAAHQLRRYLEKSGVLDTLTKVLVVLYEEPEKPNSALDFLKHCLGAATPENLEIELLRLELAEMEEKYEAIVEENKKLKTKEKVQ; from the coding sequence aatggaaacgcGGCTGCTGCTTTCACTACGGCTCATTACAAAGCCGCCCATCAGTTACGGAGGTACTTGGAGAAGTCGGGGGTGCTGGACACGCTGACCAAGGTATTGGTAGTCTTATATGAAGAACCAGAGAAACCTAATAGtgctttggattttttaaaacattgcttAGGAGCTGCTACCccagaaaatctagaaatagaGCTGCTTCGCCTAGAATTggcagaaatggaagagaaatatgaagcaattgtagaagaaaataaaaaactgaaaacaaaggagaaagttCAGTAA